The region AGCGACAACGAGCCTAGAATCAGGAGCAGAGACGACAATTAAAGCTGGCGCTGATATTGAGATGGAGGGAGTGAATATTAACTCCAAGGCTTCGGCAGATCTGAAAGGGGAAGGGGCAATGATTAAGATGGACTCTAGTGGTATGGCTGACTATATTGCATCTGGTGTGACAACGGTTAAAGGTGCAACAGTCAAAGTGAATTAACTTTTTTGATAGGATGGATACATGACTCAGGCTGTAGAAGCGATTGTACAAGAAAATCTACCTCCGCAAGAGGGAGCAGAAGAAACACCTGTGCCACAACCAGATGGCGTTTTAGAAACAAAAGATGAAAGTGGGCAAGTTACCCAACGCTTAACTTTCAAAGCGGGTATTTTGCAAGGGCCGGCCGAAATTTTTACCGAAGATGGATCACTGAGTCAAAAAATGTACTTTCGTGATAATCAGTTGGATGGTCGTTGTGAATCTTTTGATGACAAAGGAGAATTGACACAATGTTTGACTTTTCTACAAGGTAAACTTGAAGGGATAAGTCAGTATTATGCAAAAGGGAAGTTAACCGCCACCATTCCTTACAAAGCGGGCAAGCAAGATGGTGAGGCGATTTTTTATGCCCCCAATGGTAAACCAAGTGGTCGGATGAACTACAGTCAAGGTGAATTGCATGGTTCATTCCAAACCTACAATCCTGAGACTGGAAATTTACTGACCAAGGTCTCTTACAAGAACAATATTCTCGATGGGCACTCCGAGCTGTATTACCCAAGTGGTGTTGTGATGGAAAAGAAATTTTACGTGCAAGACAAGCTTGTGGGCAGGGCCATTGAGTACTTTGAAACCGGAGAGGTCAAGAAAATCACCCATTATGAGGATGGAGAGGCAATAGGCCCTCCGGTGGAATTTGATGAGAAAGGAAAGGTGGTTAGTGGGTAGCCACTCACTGCTTTCCAACAGAATATGCTACAAAAGAAGACAAATTGACGTAAATCATGACAGGCTCTGAAAGATGACCAACGCACCCACCTCAACATTTTTCACTCCCCCAAAGCCACTAAATGCAATTAAACACATCATCTGTGTTGCCTCATGCAAAGGAGGTGTTGGTAAATCAACCATTGCTGTTAATCTGGCGCTAGCGCTTAAACAGAATGGACACTCTGTAGGGTTGTTGGATGCTGATCTTTACGGTCCTTCATTGCCACAAATGCTCGATCTAAATACAGGCCCTAAACTGAATGAGCAAAATAAGATCATTCCGTTCGATCGTTTCGGCATCTTATGCATGTCAATGGGCGTTCTTATACCCCAAGAGTCAGCTCTTGTTTGGCGCGGTCTCATGATCCAAAAGGCTTTGTCACAATTGCTGCTGGATGTTGAGTGGGGAGAACTTGATATCCTCGTGATCGACATGCCCCCTGGCACTGGAGATCCTTATTTGACTCTTGCAAAGAAAATCCACGTAAGTGGTGCAGTCATTGTCTCAACTCCTCAAGAACTTGCTTTGCTCGATGTAAGAAAAGGAGTGCAAATGTTTGAAAAGTTAAACATCCCTGTGTTGGGATTTGTAGAAAACATGAGTTATTTTATTTGTGATAGTTGTGATAAAAAGCATACTCTTTTTGACACAGGAGGAGCAGCAAGAGAAGCTAAAAAGCTTGGCTATCCACTACTGGGAGAAATACCATTGAATCCTTTAGTGCGTATTACTGCTGATCAATCATCTCCGATAGTCACTCAATATCCAGAGCACCATATTTCCCTAATGTATGCAAATCTGGCCAACGCAACATGGGCACAGATACAAAATTTACCCCTTAATGCAGGTTCTGTCGCATCTGTTGCCGTCCCGTAAAGATTGAGGTATCTTCACCAGGAAGGTAGGTGCTCAAATGTTCAAAGTTTCAGAAAAACTCTCACATCATTTTAAGGGATTCAGTTCTTCAGCCTCAGTAATCCTGATGTTTGTCTATATGTATCTTCTCCAAATGTCAGGGTAGATCGTCCATTCAGATCCGTGTTGAATGACAATTGGGTATCCGAGGCTTATCTGCGATTATGCTTGCAAGT is a window of Pseudomonadota bacterium DNA encoding:
- a CDS encoding Mrp/NBP35 family ATP-binding protein, which encodes MTNAPTSTFFTPPKPLNAIKHIICVASCKGGVGKSTIAVNLALALKQNGHSVGLLDADLYGPSLPQMLDLNTGPKLNEQNKIIPFDRFGILCMSMGVLIPQESALVWRGLMIQKALSQLLLDVEWGELDILVIDMPPGTGDPYLTLAKKIHVSGAVIVSTPQELALLDVRKGVQMFEKLNIPVLGFVENMSYFICDSCDKKHTLFDTGGAAREAKKLGYPLLGEIPLNPLVRITADQSSPIVTQYPEHHISLMYANLANATWAQIQNLPLNAGSVASVAVP
- a CDS encoding toxin-antitoxin system YwqK family antitoxin codes for the protein MTQAVEAIVQENLPPQEGAEETPVPQPDGVLETKDESGQVTQRLTFKAGILQGPAEIFTEDGSLSQKMYFRDNQLDGRCESFDDKGELTQCLTFLQGKLEGISQYYAKGKLTATIPYKAGKQDGEAIFYAPNGKPSGRMNYSQGELHGSFQTYNPETGNLLTKVSYKNNILDGHSELYYPSGVVMEKKFYVQDKLVGRAIEYFETGEVKKITHYEDGEAIGPPVEFDEKGKVVSG